In Dromaius novaehollandiae isolate bDroNov1 chromosome 3, bDroNov1.hap1, whole genome shotgun sequence, the following are encoded in one genomic region:
- the CCDC185 gene encoding coiled-coil domain-containing protein 185 — protein MLRTRPLRGPAAAGGEGHSGPHPPAAHTLPHGGTRRGPRPAAVSSVGPGRGRHGAAPRPAVAIGPRRCCSPPGASHCSSSFSLDQLQSASRQAGKRGAEARAWPEACKSSTSLRDRARAVAKGSGGEDKEAQVEKLYPDGHYQRRSKSGASPQRLCSLSDEKYDFVSEKEKTMSALKLCRCQEEQGTKARRLLASKVSDEVRRQEKKLRSRLEERRQLMVENLKRWQRDQDQRKAKCRLVEEQLLEARQKEMMLRENKWKRLVQEEETKRKAKLERSKLQAEYRKHRQEKQLREKQILEQDTRDLNYSLLRDKMSRACEKRLSKEIEGKKKRKELNQHEMTRHRRLKGQVDHQVKAGELCKRHAIEQKLQRSKEILDQLMEERNRESKQKALKEEKRSFMAKFRAKETEEEKRRRKSMLLQIAEMKIQQAQEMVAKTMQQKVQRSKEINCLKERNHRFQRQKIEDNEKCRLQEIEEAIRRQNQKSDQILRDKESTAGKARKISRTSYGPGQKVRELMNSHAYD, from the coding sequence ATGCTCCGCACCCGGCCCctgcgcggcccggcggcggctggCGGGGAAGGGCACAGCGGCCCCCACCCGCCCGCCGCCCACACACTGCCCCACGGTGGCACCCGCCGGGGCCCACGGCCAGCAGCCGTCTCCTCGGTGGGGCCTGGCAGGGGCCGGCACGGCGCAGCCCCCAGGCCAGCAGTGGCCATCGGGCCCCGGCGGTGCTGCAGCCCCCCGGGGGCGTCCCACTGCTCGTCCTCTTTCTCCCTGGATCAGCTGCAAAGCGCCAGCAGGCAGGCCGGGAAGAGGGGGGCCGAGGCTCGGGCTTGGCCGGAGGCCTGCAAGAGCAGCACCAGCCTGCGGGACCGGGCACGGGCCGTTGCCAAGGGGAGCGGTGGAGAGGACAAAGAGGCGCAGGTGGAAAAGCTTTACCCCGATGGCCACTATCAGCGGAGGTCAAAAAGTGGAGCATCCCCCCAGAGGCTCTGCAGTCTCAGTGATGAGAAGTACGATTTCGTCTCTGAAAAAGAGAAGACGATGAGTGCCCTGAAGCTGTgtagatgccaggaggagcagggcacaaaggcGCGACGGCTCCTGGCCTCCAAGGTTTCGGATGAGGTAAGAAGGCAGGAGAAGAAACTCAGATCCAGACTGGAGGAGAGGCGACAGCTGATGGTAGAAAACCTGAAGAGATGGCAGAGGGACCAGGATCAAAGGAAGGCCAAATGCAGGCTGGTTGAGGAACAACTTTTGGAGGCCAGGCAGAAAGAAATGATGTTGCGAGAGAATAAATGGAAGAGACTGGTGCAGGAGGAAGAAACCAAGCGCAAGGCAAAACTTGAAAGATCAAAGTTGCAAGCTGAGTACAGGAAACATCGTCAAGAAAAGCAGctaagagagaaacagatcctGGAGCAGGATACTAGAGACTTGAACTATAGTCTTCTCAGAGACAAAATGTCACGGGCTTGTGAGAAAAGGCTTTCGAAAGAAAttgaagggaagaagaagagaaaagagttGAACCAGCATGAAATGACAAGACACAGACGCCTGAAAGGTCAAGTTGATCACCAGGTCAAAGCTGGTGAGCTTTGCAAGAGACATGCTATAGAACAAAAGCTTCAGAGATCTAAAGAAATCCTTGATCAGCTGATGGAGGAAAGGAATAGGGAATCAAAACAAAAAGCTCTAAAGGAAGAAAAACGAAGTTTTATGGCAAAATTTAGAGCaaaagagacagaggaagagaagagaagacgTAAAAGTATGTTGCTGCAAATAGCTGAGATGAAAATTCAGCAAGCCCAAGAAATGGTGGCCAAAACTATGCAACAGAAAGTACAACGCAGCAAGGAAATTAACTgcttaaaagaaagaaaccaccgctttcaaaggcaaaaaattGAAGACAACGAAAAATGTCGACTACAGGAAATAGAAGAGGCTATCAGAAGACAAAATCAGAAGAGTGATCAAATACTAAGAGATAAGGAATCCACTGCAGGAAAAGCTAGAAAAATATCCCGAACATCTTATGGCCCGGGACAAAAAGTGAGAGAACTGATGAATAGTCATGCGTATGACTAG